The stretch of DNA GCCAGGGCGGTTCAGCGGTTGCCGTGCCAGATCAGCCGCCGGTCGAACGCCCCGCGCTCCTCGGCCTTGGCCCGCCGTACCCGGTCCAGCTCCGCGGCGTCGGCGCCGTGCACACGGGCCAGGGCGTAGACCACCTCCAGCACGTCCGCGAGCTCCTCGACCGCCTCCGCCGGCCCGGCACTCCGGTACTCGGAGACCTCCTCGGTGAGCTTCCTCCTCAGCTCTCTCTCGTATTCGTCCTGCCCGGCCACCGTGATGACGGGGTCCAGCCCGTCCGCGGTGATGATCTCGGGGATGCGGTCGCGCACCAGCTTCCTCTGCATGGGGCAACGCTAGACCAGCCGCCCCGCAGGCCGGCACAGAGCGGGCTACGATGGCATCCCGGCCGCTCTCACCCCCAAGGAGTAGGCAATGAAGGTCCGCTTCGCCCGCTGGCTCAGCGTCCTCCTCATGGTCCTCGGAGCGGTGCCGCTGCTCCTCGGCCTGTGGCTCTGGAGCCAGGGCAGCGCGGAAGGCGGGCTGCCGACCGCCCTCGCGGGCCTGGCCCTCTTCGCGTTCGGCCTGGTCTACCTGTGGATACCCTACTTCTACCTCGCTGACGGCCGGCTGGTCGTCCCGATCTTGCGCGGCCCGAAGGCGCAGACCGCCATCCCCGCCCGCGCCAGAGTGGACGCGAGCGGCGACCGGCTCACCATGACCGTCGGCACGAGGCGCACCGACCTCCCCGTCCGCCGCGCCATGGCGCACTCCGGCGACTGGGCCACCCTGCAGGACCGGCTCGTCCGGGATGCAGAGGCGCGCTGATCCCCGTTCCGGTCGGATGTGCCGGTGCGGCACCGTCCCGGTGTCCGCGCCCCGAGGGAGCCCTGCCCGGAGGCGGGGCTCCCTCGGGGCGGCGGACCGTTCCCGCGGCGGGCGGGCCGGAAGACGGGGTCAGCCGATCCTCCGAAGCGTCGTCTCGTGGTCGCCGTTGGCGACCATGTCGCGCACCGCGGCGAACATCTCCCGTACCCCCGGCCGGCGGGTCACCACCAGGTCGGGGCAGGTGAAGTACGCTCCGCCGAGGCATTCACCGGTGCTCCGCCACCTTTCCATGACGCGCCCCATCTCACGATGGGTCAGAAAGGTCGCCGACCATTCCCCTCCGCCGGGGACCAGGACCCATCCGTCGGCGTTCTCCACCTCGTCCGGCTCGTCCCCGCCGAGCTCCACCCGGAGGGTCAGGCCGTTCTCACTGATCTCGTACATCGTCAGCTTCCGTAGAGCTCCTTGAGACGGCTGATGACCTTGCTCTCGTTCGATTTGTCCGCCTTGCCGACGATCTGGATCCCGTCTCCGGTGTTCCGGAATGAAAACACGCCCGCCGTTGCGCCCCCGGAGATAGGAGATGTCCGTTCCCTCAAGGGCCTTGTTCCCGAGGCCCGGATTCTTGTTCCCGCTCCGGAACTGCATGACCAGGTCGTCCATCTCCTTCTGGAGCCGCTGGTTCCTACCCGCGGCCTCCGCGGCCTTGACCAGGTACGGATCGTCGTGGATGGCCGAGGTCACTCCGCAGAGGTCGTCGGCGTCGTGCACGAGGACCGGGGTCGCTCCGGCCAGCACATAGTACGTGTGCAGCCCTTCGACGGTGAGGTTGTGGACCCGCCGGTCAGGCACATCGCGCACCTCGAC from Nocardiopsis composta encodes:
- a CDS encoding nucleoside triphosphate pyrophosphohydrolase, which encodes MQRKLVRDRIPEIITADGLDPVITVAGQDEYERELRRKLTEEVSEYRSAGPAEAVEELADVLEVVYALARVHGADAAELDRVRRAKAEERGAFDRRLIWHGNR
- a CDS encoding polymorphic toxin-type HINT domain-containing protein produces the protein MSTTVGGDAAAVTATDGHPFWTPEGAGWTEAEGLLPGTRLRASSGTWPQVTGVEVRDVPDRRVHNLTVEGLHTYYVLAGATPVLVHDADDLCGVTSAIHDDPYLVKAAEAAGRNQRLQKEMDDLVMQFRSGNKNPGLGNKALEGTDISYLRGRNGGRVFIPEHRRRDPDRRQGGQIEREQGHQPSQGALRKLTMYEISENGLTLRVELGGDEPDEVENADGWVLVPGGGEWSATFLTHREMGRVMERWRSTGECLGGAYFTCPDLVVTRRPGVREMFAAVRDMVANGDHETTLRRIG